A single Lactuca sativa cultivar Salinas chromosome 8, Lsat_Salinas_v11, whole genome shotgun sequence DNA region contains:
- the LOC111904400 gene encoding G-type lectin S-receptor-like serine/threonine-protein kinase LECRK3: MANSSSHVASFVPFVFTIFLIFNIAKAQSNVTRGSSLRPTGATTSWLSPSGLYAFGFYPQTGGYAVGIYIAGIAERTVVWTASRETLPLSNNATLRFTTDGRLVVDQPQGQQISISDTRGIGATVASMQDSGNFVLYDSDRRTILWQSFDHPTDTLLVGQRLVPRQALLSCVSETDHSIGIFKLSMQSDGNLVQYPNLGFPNGPSTAYWASGTFDKGPNVTLNLDSDGFLYLLQNSTFYIRNLTKGGYPREDAIYLMKIDVDGIFRLYFHNLSNTSQNESSFIWASSTDKCRGLGLCGVNGYCALMNEAARCRCLPGFDFVNPESWSSGCKRNYTAETCKIQDGNEGNLSQMMTTLKNSRWEDTAYALPKASNQQECSLACMKDCNCEAALFTGDSCRLQKLPLRYMQVRENEPNVGFIKVYLSSVSNGSDPTIYTSIEVKKVRQVMFFVIGVSIISFAILILLLSGVIMWRSHVWAYKKISEHVNVQLFEDVGLRAFSYAELEKITDGFKEELGRGSFGIVYKGIIESSMKIVAVKKLKQELAQEGEREFQTEMKVIGRTHHRNLTRLLGYCCDHGPERLLVFEYMTKGSLADILFDPKSKPSWSERIRIALDIAHGIFYLHEECETPIIHCDIKPQNILMDEYGNAKISDFGLAKLLEHDQTKTSTLIRGTRGYVAPEWHKKLPITVKVDVYSFGIVLFEILCCRRKLDNNLPSDEAILQDWVYECYETNELFKLVNDADVDRKTLERMIKIGLWCTQEDPSLRPSMKIVVLMLEGTVKIPVPPNPTSFLSVI, from the coding sequence ATGGCGAATTCTAGTTCACATGTAGCCAGTTTTGTTCCCTTTGTCTTCACCATTTTCCTTATCTTCAATATAGCAAAAGCCCAATCCAATGTAACACGAGGTTCTTCTTTAAGGCCTACAGGTGCCACCACCTCATGGTTATCCCCGTCGGGACTATACGCCTTCGGTTTCTACCCACAGACAGGTGGCTACGCCGTCGGTATTTATATTGCCGGAATTGCAGAAAGAACTGTTGTATGGACCGCCAGCCGTGAAACCCTTCCACTCTCAAATAATGCTACTTTGCGTTTCACAACCGATGGAAGGCTCGTCGTCGACCAACCACAAGGCCAACAGATCAGTATCTCTGATACCCGTGGTATCGGTGCTACCGTTGCTTCCATGCAAGACTCCGGCAACTTTGTGCTCTATGATTCCGACCGGAGGACGATATTGTGGCAAAGCTTTGACCACCCCACTGATACCCTTTTGGTTGGACAACGTCTTGTACCCCGTCAAGCCTTACTTTCCTGTGTCTCGGAGACTGACCACTCGATTGGGATTTTCAAGCTCAGTATGCAATCCGATGGGAACCTTGTCCAAtacccaaatttagggtttccaaatGGACCGAGCACTGCCTACTGGGCGTCCGGAACCTTCGACAAGGGGCCTAACGTGACACTGAATCTTGATTCCGATGGCTTTCTGTACTTGTTGCAAAATTCAACTTTTTATATCAGGAATCTAACAAAAGGAGGCTATCCTAGAGAAGATGCAATCTATCTCATGAAGATCGACGTGGACGGAATCTTTCGACTTTATTTTCATAATTTAAGTAACACGAGCCAGAATGAATCATCATTCATTTGGGCATCTTCGACAGACAAGTGTAGGGGGTTGGGTCTTTGTGGCGTAAACGGGTATTGTGCTCTCATGAACGAGGCTGCAAGATGCAGATGTTTACCGGGGTTTGATTTTGTGAATCCGGAGTCTTGGTCTTCCGGTTGCAAAAGAAATTACACAGCAGAAACCTGCAAAATTCAGGATGGAAATGAAGgtaacttgtcgcagatgatgaCAACGTTGAAGAATTCTAGATGGGAAGATACGGCTTATGCTCTCCCAAAAGCGTCAAACCAACAAGAGTGTTCACTTGCATGCATGAAGGACTGCAACTGCGAAGCCGCACTGTTCACAGGAGATAGTTGCAGGTTGCAGAAGCTCCCTTTAAGATACATGCAAGTAAGAGAAAATGAGCCAAATGTCGGATTCATTAAAGTATATCTATCTTCTGTAAGCAACGGATCGGATCCAACTATTTACACATCAATCGAGGTCAAGAAAGTGCGACAAGTGATGTTCTTTGTTATAGGGGTTTCAATTATCTCATTTGCAATACTCATTTTGCTACTTTCTGGAGTAATCATGTGGAGATCTCACGTTTGGGCATACAAAAAGATTTCTGAGCATGTAAATGTTCAGTTGTTCGAGGATGTTGGGCTCCGGGCATTTTCATATGCTGAGCTAGAGAAAATCACAGATGGTTTTAAAGAAGAATTGGGTAGAGGATCATTTGGGATAGTTTATAAAGGAATTATAGAGAGCTCGATGAAGATTGTGGCAGTGAAGAAATTAAAACAAGAGTTGGCACAAGAAGGGGAAAGAGAGTTTCAAACTGAAATGAAAGTGATTGGGAGAACTCATCATCGTAACCTAACAAGGCTACTTGGTTATTGTTGTGATCATGGTCCGGAAAGGCTCCTGGTTTTTGAGTATATGACCAAAGGATCGCTTGCAGATATATTATTCGACCCCAAAAGCAAGCCATCTTGGTCAGAGAGAATAAGAATTGCGCTTGACATTGCCCATGGGATCTTCTACCTACATGAAGAATGTGAAACACCCATAATTCATTGTGACATCAAGCCTCAAAATATCCTCATGGACGAGTATGGAAATGCCAAGATTTCAGACTTTGGATTGGCAAAACTACTAGAACATGACCAAACTAAAACATCCACCTTGATAAGAGGAACAAGGGGTTATGTTGCTCCTGAGTGGCACAAGAAGCTGCCTATAACAGTTAAAGTGGATGTGTATAGTTTTGGGATCGTTCTATTTGAGATTTTATGTTGCCGAAGGAAGCTTGACAACAACCTTCCATCTGATGAAGCTATTCTCCAAGATTGGGTCTATGAATGTTATGAAAcaaatgaattattcaaactaGTGAATGATGCAGACGTCGATAGAAAGACACTAGAACGGATGATCAAGATAGGCCTTTGGTGCACTCAAGAGGATCCGTCCCTCCGCCCCTCGATGAAAATAGTAGTGTTGATGCTTGAAGGGACGGTCAAAATCCCAGTACCTCCAAATCCTACTTCATTCTTGAGTGTCATTTAG